Genomic segment of Caproiciproducens sp. NJN-50:
TGTTTGAATGCAGGTCCAAAAGCTGGCCAGGCTGCCGGATGTCGACTGGGCTTCGGCCGGATTGAAGTTGCGGGATGCAAATATCTGCTTTTGCCGTTTCTTATATGTCGTAGGAGTCCAGTCGATCCGGATCATGAAGCACCTGCGCCGAAATTTGGCCATATTTTTCCGGCCGTTCACGAATGTCTGCGAGCACTTGTACTTTCTTGCGATCGGCAGAAGGCTCGTTTGGCTAAAAGAAGAAATTCATTCGATCCAAAGCGGATTTTTAATTGCAAAGCAGCGCCTTTTAAAAGCAAGAAGCCATGGAGCGCTTGCCGTTTTAAAAGAGTGTTTTCATGTTACGGGAATCAGCTTTCGTCTGCACAAAAGCTTTGTTCTATCGGTCCTCGGCGTCGCCGCTCCGTTGTTTTCGATTTTGCTTCTTTTTTTTACGGTACAATATTGGAATCACTTAAGCTACGGGTTGATTCTCGAAAACAATGGAAAGCAAATCGCATTTATCCAAAATGAGAACACCTATGAACAGGCGACGGAAATGGTGAACCAACGCATGGTTCACGATACGGTGGATGGGGAGTCCCAGCTTAAATTCAAACCGAATTTTCAGCTTTCCATTGGCGGCAGTGTTTATGCAACCGCATCTTATGTATGCAACAAACTGATAGAGCAATCAAACGGCATTATAGAAGAAGCCAGCGGCCTTTACGTGGATGGAGAACTGATGGGCGTTGTAAAAAGCGGCGCCGATCTGAGGTATTTGATTCAGAATCTGTTGGATGCCGCGAAGGAAAACGAAAAGAATGCCACGGCACAGTTTATTCAGAATGTGCAAATTGAAAACGGACTTTACCCGACGACTTCGATCATTTCCACGGACGACATGAATCAGCTTGTGACAAGTACTTCCAAAGCCGGCGTGACCTACACGGTGAAGGAAGGGGATACGGTTACTTCGATTGCCAAAGCCAATCACATGAAGATTTCCGATTTAAACAAGATCAACGGAAATCAGCTTGGCGATTCGATTCATCCGGGAGACTTGATTAATATTGAAGTTGCGGAACCGAGACTGAAAGTTGAACTGATCAAGACAGAGACGGATCAGGTATCGATTCCTTTTAAGACAGTCACCCAAAACGATGATTCACAGTATACCGATTATACAAAAGTCCTGACTCAAGGAGCCGACGGACTGCAGGAATGCGTCGAAAAAGTTTATACGGTAAACGGCATTGAAACGAAGCGCGAGACTGTCAGCAATACGATTCTGTCACAGCCGGTCGATAAGGTCGTTTTGACCGGGACCAAAAAGAGGCCTAAAACGGGAAGCGGCGTCAGCAGCGGGAGCCTGATGTGGCCGGTTCCGTCACTTCACACGATTACGACTTATTTTACCTGGCGGTGGGGACAATTCCAC
This window contains:
- a CDS encoding M23 family metallopeptidase, producing the protein MQVQKLARLPDVDWASAGLKLRDANICFCRFLYVVGVQSIRIMKHLRRNLAIFFRPFTNVCEHLYFLAIGRRLVWLKEEIHSIQSGFLIAKQRLLKARSHGALAVLKECFHVTGISFRLHKSFVLSVLGVAAPLFSILLLFFTVQYWNHLSYGLILENNGKQIAFIQNENTYEQATEMVNQRMVHDTVDGESQLKFKPNFQLSIGGSVYATASYVCNKLIEQSNGIIEEASGLYVDGELMGVVKSGADLRYLIQNLLDAAKENEKNATAQFIQNVQIENGLYPTTSIISTDDMNQLVTSTSKAGVTYTVKEGDTVTSIAKANHMKISDLNKINGNQLGDSIHPGDLINIEVAEPRLKVELIKTETDQVSIPFKTVTQNDDSQYTDYTKVLTQGADGLQECVEKVYTVNGIETKRETVSNTILSQPVDKVVLTGTKKRPKTGSGVSSGSLMWPVPSLHTITTYFTWRWGQFHTGIDISGSSAYGKTIVAADGGVVIAAGWDGGYGNRVVVRHNGTLSTLYGHCSKILVSTGQKVSKGQAIAQVGSTGNSTGPHCHFEVIKNGTKVNPIGYVHN